CCTCACCGGGCAGGCCCTCGACATCCTGCGGGCCGCCCGGACGGGGGACGACGACACCACCCTCGCGGCGCTGCACCGCCACCGCCTGCTCTGCGCCCACCGGGAGGGCGAGCGCGGGGTGCGCCGGTGGAACCACCTCGTCGAGACGTGGATGGCCGAGGAGACCGGGCTGAGCTTCTACGAGCCGATGTACCTCGGCCGGCCGCTGCTCGTCACCGCCAACGACTACGCCACCGGCGTCCTCAACGGCGACACCGGCGTGGTCGTGGCCTCGCAGACGCCCGCCGGGGTCCCGGTACGGATGGCGGTCATCGACGGCACGGGGGGACGCACCCGGTATGCCCCCTCCCGCCTCGGCGACGTCGAGACCATGCATGCCATGACGATCCACAAGGCGCAGGGCAGCCAGGCCCGGGAGGTCACCGTGCTGCTGCCCGAGCTGGACAGCCCGCTGCTGACGCGCGAGCTGTTCTACACCGCCGTGACCCGCGCCGAGCGGCAGGTGCGGGTGGTCGGGTCCGAGGAGGAGGTCCGGGCCGCCGTCCAGCGACGGGTCGTCCGCGCCAGCGGGCTGCGCCAGCGGCTGAGCTGAGCGCAGGCTGCAGGGAGCCTTCCCTGCACGCAGCCATGGGCCTCGTCACGGACGACGACGTCCGGACAGAAGTCTCGGCGAGCCCTCGGACCCCGCCGTGCGCTGACGTCCTCCTCAGCCGGGTGGGGTCGCCCATCCTGGCAGCGGGTCCGACGACTCGCCCGCCTCCCACGACTCCAGGATCTCGAAGCCGCTGGCGGTGCCCGTCAGGCGAAGAGCGCCGCTGGGTTCGGGGCCGGGAGCGCCCGGCCATCTGCCCACGGCGATGATCTCGGTGTTCCCCGAGATGTACCAGGTGTCCAGGCACGGGTTCTGCAGCGACGCCACGTCGCACGTCTCGACCTCGCCCAGCTCCCAGAACTCGCTCACCGCGACGCGCGGGTCCCATCCCTCCAGGACCTCCCCCACCGGGTAGTTCGCCAGCCGCTCCTCCTCAGCGGCCTCGGCCTCCGACTCCTGGGCGTCCAGCTGGGTCTGGTACTCGTGGAGGCCCAGAGCGAAGCCTGCTCTGTATGCCTGCTCCGCCTCCACGCCGGCGAACGAGCCCTGCTCGCTCACGGTCCTCGGGTCGTAGTAGTCCTCCCGGCCGTAGAGCCCTGCCTGGTGGCCGCTGCGGAACGCCCCCTCGAATCCTGGATGGTCCTCGGCCGACGCGTCGGCGTCCGGCTCCGGCGGCATGTCCATGTCGACGGCATCACTCACCTCGACGGCGGACTCGGAGCCGTCGTCCGCTCCGTCCATGGCAGCGCCCTCCGACGCCTCCTCCTCGGCCTCGGTCGGCGCCGCCTCAGTCGTGGACCCGCCCGCGCCTCCGACGTCCTCGCTCTCGCCGCACCCAGCCAGGACGACCAGCAGTGCCAGGGCCGGGATCGATGACGCCCCGGACGAACGTCGAGTCACGTGTGCCTCCCACGGATGAGGTGCAGCGAGCGTAGCGGTGCCGGCCGCCCACGCGCCAGTGCCCGACGGCACCCGGAGACGGCGGATGCGACACCCGCCCCGACGGTGTCCTCGGCCGGTCCTCCTCCGGCCCGGAAGGGCGCGACTGCACCGGATATGTCGTGGAATCGCCCTGGTGGGCGACATACCCGCTGCAGTCGCGCACCAGCGGACGCGGGACGTGCCGGGGGCCGGCCGGGAGTCCCTGCCCGGCCGGCCCCGCCGGGCCTGCCACCCGCCACGCGGCGAGACCCGGGGTCGGGGGCGGTGAGTCCCTGCACCGCCCCCGACCGGTCTCAGGCGGCCGCCAGCCCCTCCGCGGGGCTCACCCGGGCCGCCCGCCGGGCGGGCAGCACGCTGGCCAGCACCCCGGCCAGCAGCGCCACACCGACGATGACGCCGACGCGCACCCAGGGCACCGCCAGGGCCAGCGGGGTGCCCTCCGGGAGGATCGTCTGGACGCCGAGGGCGGCATACCCGATCCCGAGCGCGAGGCCCAGCCCGGCGCTGACCAGCGCCAGCAGGACGCCCTCGGTGAGCAGCATCCCCCGCATCTGGCCTCGCGTGAGGCCGAGCCCGCGCAGGAGGGCGTGCTCCCGGTGCCGCTCGATGACCGACAGCGACAGGGTGTTGGCGATCCCGACGACCGCGATGAGGACCGCCACACCCAGCAGGGCGGTGGCCACGAGCACCATGACGTCCAGCACCTGGGCGACGAGCGCGCGCTCGGCGGCCGCCCCCTGGACGGTCATGCCGCTGTCCTCGGCGACCTCGCCGACCGCGGTCATCGTGTCGCCGACGTCCGCGTCGTCGTCCAGCCGGAGGAGCACCGCCCCCGGCTGCCGCGCCTCACCGGCCAGCGCCTCCAGGTCCGCCGGCTGCAGGACGAGCCCGGCCGCGCCCAGGCCCAGCTCGATGACCGTGAGGTCGCGGCTCCCGCCCGGCCCGGTCAGCCTCAGGGTGTCCCCCGCCTCGACGCCGTAGGCGACGCGGTCGAAGGACCCGAGGCCCACGGTGCCCGGCTCCAGCGCGTCGACGAGCCGCTCGCTGCGCAGGACCTGCTGCGCGGTGTCCGGGTCGAGGGCGGCCACCGGGACGGCGCCGAGGTCGCCGTCGCCGACCTCGAGGTATGCCGTCTCCACCAGCTCCGCGGCACGGACGCCGTCCACCGCGGCCAGCCGGCCCACCAGCCCCTCGTCGACGGGGGTGGGCACCGGCACGTCCGCCTCCATCCCTGGCTCGGTCTGCGCGACGAGGTCGACGGCGTAGGCCTGGTCGATCTCGCCGAGCGCGGTGCGCTCGCCGGAGGCGGCGCCCACCGAGGTCATGGTGATGAGGGTGACCCCGACGAGGAGGGCGGCGCTGGTCGCGGCGGCCCGTCCCGGGTTGCGCACGGCCCCGGCGACCGCGAGGCGGCCCGGCACCCCGGCCGGCCGCGCGGCCACGCCGAGCAGCCGCACCAGCACGGGCACCAGCACCACCGCCGCCAGCAGGACGCCGGCGAAGGAGACCAGCCCGCCGGCGACGCCGATCAGCACCTGCCGCAGGAGGGCGGCAAGCACCATGAGGACGGTGCCGCCGGCGACGAGGAGCACGGCGAGCAGCACCCGCACCCGGCTCACCCGCGTGGCGTCGGCGGGCTCCCCGCTGGGACGCAGCGCCGCCAGCGGCGACACCCGGGTGGCGCGACCCGCCGGCCACCAGGAGGCCAGCAGGGTGATCACCACACCCACGACCACCGGCACCACCAGGCTGAGCCAGCCGACCTCGAGGCCGGTGCCGAGCGGGATGCCGAGGTCGGTGCCCCGGGCCAGGCTCAGCAGCAGCTGGGCGACCCCGATCCCGGCGCCGACCCCGACGACGGAGGCCGCCGCCCCGAGCACCAGCGCCTCCAGGAGGACCGAGCGCCGCACCTGCCCCCGGGTGGCCCCGACGCAGCGCAGCAGCGCCAGCTCTCCGGTCCGCTGGGCCAGGGTGATGGTGAACGTGTTGGCGATGACGATGGCGGCCGTGGCCAGCGACACCGCGCCGAAGCCCAGCAGGACCGACCCGAGCACGAAGGTCTGCCCGGTCAGGCCGGCGACCCGCTCCGCGGCCGCCTCCGACCCGGTCCGGATGACCCCACCGGGCACCGCCTCGGCCAGCGCGTCCCGCACCTCGTCCACCGTGGCTGTCCCGGCCACCGTGACCTGCGCGGACTGGTAGGACAGCCCCGGGTCCAGCTTTCGCAGGGCGGCGTCGGCGGCGATAAACCCCTCGTTGTAGCTGAGCGTGTGCACCTCACCGGGGTCGACCACCCCGACCACGGTCAGCGTCAGCGGGTCACCGGGGGCGCCCTCGGCGGTGCGCGTGGTGAGCGTGAGCTCGTCCCCGACGGCCACCTGGCCGGCCAGGGCCTGGTTGACCGTGGCCTCGTCGTCGGCCGTCGGCATCCGCCCCTCGAGCAGGGTCATCCCGCCGGCCGGCACCGAGGTGCCCACGAGGAAGCTGCTGCCGCGGTCCACACCCACCGTCGCGTCCGCGACGACCCGGTCCACCCCGGTCGTCCCGGACACCCGGTCCACCTGCTCGGCCTCCAGCCACGTGTCGTCCGCCCCGCTGACGACCAGGTCGGCGTCGCGCAGCCCGCCGGCCACGGCCTCCTCCAGCCCGGCCTGGGCGGTGGCGACGACCACCAGGCTGGTGGTGAGGAACCCGACCCCGATGAGGATCGCCACCGCCGCCGACACCAGCCGGCGGCCCCGGGATGCCAGTCCGGCGGCCATCCACCGGGCCGCCATCAGCCGACCTTCCCGAGGTCGCGGATCCCGGCCAGCACGGTGTCGGCGTCCGGGTCGAGGATCTCCCCGGCGATCCGGCCGTCGGCGAGCAGCAGCACCCGATCGGCCACCGCGGCGGCGTTCGGGTCGTGGGTCACCATGACCACCGTCTGGTGCCACTCCCCGACCGACCGGCGCAGCAGCGCCAGCACCTCGGCGCCGGTCGTGCTGTCCAGGGCGCCGGTCGGCTCGTCGGCGAAGATCACCTCGGGCCGGGTCACCAGGGCGCGCGCCAGGGCGACCCGCTGCTGCTGGCCGCCGGAGAGCTCCCCGGGTCGGTGGTCCAGCCGTCCGCCCAGGCCGAGAGCCTCGACCACCGTGCCCTCCCAGCCGGCGTCGGCGGGGCGGCCGGCCAGGTCCAGCGGCAGGCGGATGTTCTGCCGCGCGGTGAGGGTCGGCAGCAGGTTGAAGGCCTGGAAGACGAAGCCGACGGAGCGCCGGCGCAGCCGGGTGAGCTGCGCGTCGGACATCGAGGTGAGCTCGTGCTCCCCGAGGTAGGTCCGTCCGCTCGTCGGGGTGTCGAGGCCGGCCAGCAGGTGCATGAGGGTCGACTTGCCCGAGCCGCTGGGGCCCATGATGGCGGTGAACCTGCCCGCCTCGATCCCGACGGACACGCCGTCCAGGGCGGTGACCGCGGCCTCCCCGCGGCCGTAGGTCTTGGTGAGGTCGAGGGCGCTCGCGGCCAGGGTGTTGCCCTGTCGGCCCGCGCCCGTCCTGTCGTGCTGAGATGTCGTGGTCGTCATACCGAGGACGCTAGGGAGCACCGCCCACCCGGCACATCATCCGCCGGTCGCGACGTCGCCACGGCCGCGTCCACCCGCGGGATGACCCCGACCCCGCCGGGGGTCGGACCTACTCGGGCCGTCCGACGAGGCCGGTCTGGTAGGCGGTGATGACCATCTGCACGCGGTCGCGCAGGTCGAGCTTGGCGAGGACGCGTCCGATGTGGGTCTTGACGGTCGCCTCGGCGAGGAACAGCTCCGCGGCGATCTCCCCGTTGGTCAGGCCCCGGCCGACCGCCTCGAGCACCTCCCGCTCCCGCTCGGTCAGCGGGTCGAGCCGCGACACGGCCGCGCGCCGCCGGGCGGCCGTGGTGCTCTCGGCCCCGGCGTCGGGGAGGTCCGGCACGAAACGCTCCAGCAGCCTCCGGGTCGTCGAGGGCGCCATCGCCGCGTCGCCGCCGTGGACGGCCCGGATCGCGGTGAGCAGCTCGGCCGGCCCGGCGTCCTTGAGGAGGAAGCCGGAGGCGCCCGCGCGGAGGGCGGCGAAGACGTACTCGTCCAGGTCGAAGGTCGTCAGGACGAGCACCTTGGGCGGTTCGGTCCCGCCCGGGTCCCGCAGCAGCCGGCGGGTGGTCTCGACGCCGTCCATCCGCGGCATCCGGATGTCCATGAGCACGACGTCGGGCCGGGTCTGGGCGATCGCGTCGAGCGCGGCGGCCCCGTCGCCGGCCTCCCCCACCACGGTCATGTCGTCCTGGGCGTCGAGCACCATCCGGAAGCCGGCGCGCACGAGCTCCTGGTCGTCGACGAGGAAGAGGCGGATCGAGGTCATCGGGTCCCTCCTGAGGTGTGCGGTGCGGACGCCGAGGCGCGCGCGACGGGCAGCGTGGCCACGACCTCCCAGCCGCGCCGGCTGCGGGGCCCGGCGCTCACGGTGCCGCCGAGGACCTCGACCCGCTCGCGCATGCCCACGAGGCCGTTGCCCTCGCCGTCGTGGGCGTGGGTGGCCCCCTCGCCGTCGTCGGTGACCCGCACGAGCAGCACCTCGGGCGTGCGCAGCAGGTCCACGTCGACCGAGGCACGCGGCCCGGCGT
This genomic window from Serinicoccus chungangensis contains:
- a CDS encoding response regulator transcription factor; its protein translation is MTSIRLFLVDDQELVRAGFRMVLDAQDDMTVVGEAGDGAAALDAIAQTRPDVVLMDIRMPRMDGVETTRRLLRDPGGTEPPKVLVLTTFDLDEYVFAALRAGASGFLLKDAGPAELLTAIRAVHGGDAAMAPSTTRRLLERFVPDLPDAGAESTTAARRRAAVSRLDPLTEREREVLEAVGRGLTNGEIAAELFLAEATVKTHIGRVLAKLDLRDRVQMVITAYQTGLVGRPE
- a CDS encoding ABC transporter ATP-binding protein, which translates into the protein MTTTTSQHDRTGAGRQGNTLAASALDLTKTYGRGEAAVTALDGVSVGIEAGRFTAIMGPSGSGKSTLMHLLAGLDTPTSGRTYLGEHELTSMSDAQLTRLRRRSVGFVFQAFNLLPTLTARQNIRLPLDLAGRPADAGWEGTVVEALGLGGRLDHRPGELSGGQQQRVALARALVTRPEVIFADEPTGALDSTTGAEVLALLRRSVGEWHQTVVMVTHDPNAAAVADRVLLLADGRIAGEILDPDADTVLAGIRDLGKVG
- a CDS encoding ABC transporter permease, producing MAARWMAAGLASRGRRLVSAAVAILIGVGFLTTSLVVVATAQAGLEEAVAGGLRDADLVVSGADDTWLEAEQVDRVSGTTGVDRVVADATVGVDRGSSFLVGTSVPAGGMTLLEGRMPTADDEATVNQALAGQVAVGDELTLTTRTAEGAPGDPLTLTVVGVVDPGEVHTLSYNEGFIAADAALRKLDPGLSYQSAQVTVAGTATVDEVRDALAEAVPGGVIRTGSEAAAERVAGLTGQTFVLGSVLLGFGAVSLATAAIVIANTFTITLAQRTGELALLRCVGATRGQVRRSVLLEALVLGAAASVVGVGAGIGVAQLLLSLARGTDLGIPLGTGLEVGWLSLVVPVVVGVVITLLASWWPAGRATRVSPLAALRPSGEPADATRVSRVRVLLAVLLVAGGTVLMVLAALLRQVLIGVAGGLVSFAGVLLAAVVLVPVLVRLLGVAARPAGVPGRLAVAGAVRNPGRAAATSAALLVGVTLITMTSVGAASGERTALGEIDQAYAVDLVAQTEPGMEADVPVPTPVDEGLVGRLAAVDGVRAAELVETAYLEVGDGDLGAVPVAALDPDTAQQVLRSERLVDALEPGTVGLGSFDRVAYGVEAGDTLRLTGPGGSRDLTVIELGLGAAGLVLQPADLEALAGEARQPGAVLLRLDDDADVGDTMTAVGEVAEDSGMTVQGAAAERALVAQVLDVMVLVATALLGVAVLIAVVGIANTLSLSVIERHREHALLRGLGLTRGQMRGMLLTEGVLLALVSAGLGLALGIGYAALGVQTILPEGTPLALAVPWVRVGVIVGVALLAGVLASVLPARRAARVSPAEGLAAA